One window of the Anaeromyxobacter dehalogenans 2CP-C genome contains the following:
- a CDS encoding maltoporin, whose translation MNARKTLVGILAAAIAFTAIPAQALELHGYLRSGIGGNEKSGNQVCFGTAPLNYKFRLGNECETYGELEFSQVLYKDRSGVQFSYVGMLAYKTGGMRDAEYLNGVDKWIPDNDGNWFPAARRVPGTDFLLRQNYVQATGIPFLGGASVWAGSRYFHRNDLHILDFYYWDPSGPGAGVEDIDLAGFAKLAVSVFQSKGGWGTGYTGNDKLSVWRPDIRVYGIPFFGGGSLEVGLDLNIMSGQNTAIGSQADSQHVSPMVTVQHVQSGLLGGFNKLAFQWGQGTIAPLSRMPEPQNTKDAKHWRIVEQLVAQPNDRFSGMLAVVYEDSSMQYGGEDMYNSFRSLSAGVRPVWNVMDYFKLQAEVGYQSFKPKNQGSLPNKDRGDLWKFTIAPTIAPLPSPGGSFFTRPELRLFATYAAWNKAEANYLQNYNSVVWFAGPNGNGPASVYGDQRHGLTFGAQVETWF comes from the coding sequence ATGAACGCCAGAAAGACGTTGGTCGGCATCCTCGCGGCGGCGATCGCCTTCACGGCGATCCCGGCGCAGGCCCTCGAGCTTCACGGGTACCTGCGCAGCGGCATCGGCGGCAACGAAAAGAGCGGCAACCAGGTGTGCTTCGGCACCGCGCCGCTCAACTACAAGTTCCGCCTCGGCAACGAGTGCGAGACCTACGGCGAGCTCGAGTTCTCGCAGGTGCTGTACAAGGACCGCAGCGGGGTGCAGTTCAGCTACGTCGGCATGCTCGCCTACAAGACCGGCGGCATGCGCGACGCCGAGTACCTGAACGGCGTCGACAAGTGGATCCCGGACAACGACGGCAACTGGTTCCCGGCGGCGCGCCGCGTCCCCGGCACCGACTTCCTGCTCCGCCAGAACTACGTCCAGGCGACCGGCATCCCGTTCCTGGGCGGCGCGAGCGTGTGGGCTGGCAGCCGGTACTTCCACCGCAACGACCTCCACATCCTCGACTTCTACTACTGGGATCCCTCCGGCCCCGGCGCCGGCGTCGAGGACATCGACCTCGCCGGCTTCGCCAAGCTCGCGGTCTCCGTGTTCCAGAGCAAGGGCGGCTGGGGCACCGGCTACACCGGCAACGACAAGCTCTCGGTGTGGCGCCCCGACATCCGCGTGTACGGCATCCCGTTCTTCGGCGGCGGCAGCCTCGAGGTCGGCCTCGACCTCAACATCATGAGCGGGCAGAACACCGCCATCGGCAGCCAGGCCGACTCGCAGCACGTCAGCCCCATGGTGACCGTGCAGCACGTGCAGTCCGGCCTGCTGGGCGGCTTCAACAAGCTCGCGTTCCAGTGGGGCCAGGGCACGATCGCGCCGCTGTCGCGCATGCCCGAGCCGCAGAACACCAAGGACGCGAAGCACTGGCGCATCGTGGAGCAGCTCGTCGCCCAGCCGAACGATCGGTTCTCGGGCATGCTCGCCGTCGTGTACGAGGACTCGAGCATGCAGTACGGCGGCGAGGACATGTACAACAGCTTCCGCTCGCTCTCCGCCGGCGTCCGGCCGGTGTGGAACGTGATGGACTACTTCAAGCTCCAGGCCGAGGTCGGCTACCAGAGCTTCAAGCCGAAGAACCAGGGCAGCCTGCCCAACAAGGACCGCGGCGATCTCTGGAAGTTCACCATCGCCCCGACCATCGCGCCGCTGCCCAGCCCGGGCGGCAGCTTCTTCACCCGCCCCGAGCTGCGGCTGTTCGCGACGTACGCCGCCTGGAACAAGGCGGAGGCGAACTACCTGCAGAACTACAACAGCGTGGTCTGGTTCGCAGGCCCGAACGGCAACGGGCCGGCGTCGGTCTACGGCGACCAGCGGCACGGCCTCACCTTCGGCGCCCAGGTGGAGACCTGGTTCTAG
- a CDS encoding extracellular solute-binding protein — MRNRSLLALLAALLLPGLASAAEVVVWHAYRGAEKAAFEKVAAAYNARPGNPNKVTTLAVPYDAFADKISAAVPRGKGPDVFIFAQDRLGGWIEAGNTVESIDFFMDDALKARFIPSTLEAMTYRGSVWGLPLNYKCIALVYNKKLVKAPPRTSAELEALAKKLTQRAAGRFGLAYSYSDYYYHAALQNTFGGRVFDAGKPVLDAPENVKAAELLQAWIKAGFMPAEPSTALITSLFNEGKAAMVFSGNWFLGEIAPGIDWAVTTLPALTEAGGKPMRPWTTVEGVYVAAPSKHKDAAFDFVKFVTDLDAARIMALDGRQSPANAKIYADAKVAADPVLAAFKKQVDVAVPMPNLPEMTMVWSPATTAMGSITRGGDAKAALAKAQAKVAEDVAKLRKSK, encoded by the coding sequence ATGCGGAACCGCTCGCTGCTCGCCCTGCTCGCCGCCCTGCTGCTCCCCGGCCTCGCCTCCGCGGCGGAGGTGGTGGTGTGGCACGCCTACCGCGGCGCCGAGAAGGCCGCCTTCGAGAAGGTCGCGGCCGCGTACAACGCGCGCCCGGGCAACCCGAACAAGGTGACCACGCTGGCGGTCCCGTACGACGCATTCGCCGACAAGATCTCGGCGGCGGTGCCGCGCGGCAAGGGGCCGGACGTCTTCATCTTCGCGCAGGACCGCCTGGGCGGCTGGATCGAGGCGGGCAACACGGTCGAGTCGATCGACTTCTTCATGGACGACGCGCTGAAGGCGCGCTTCATCCCCTCCACCCTCGAGGCGATGACCTACCGCGGCAGCGTGTGGGGGCTGCCGCTCAACTACAAGTGCATCGCGCTCGTCTACAACAAGAAGCTGGTGAAGGCGCCGCCGAGGACCAGCGCGGAGCTGGAGGCGCTCGCGAAGAAGCTCACCCAGCGCGCCGCCGGCCGCTTCGGCCTCGCGTACTCCTACTCCGACTACTACTACCACGCGGCCCTCCAGAACACGTTCGGGGGCCGGGTGTTCGACGCCGGCAAGCCGGTGCTCGACGCGCCCGAGAACGTGAAGGCGGCGGAGCTGCTGCAGGCCTGGATCAAGGCGGGCTTCATGCCGGCGGAGCCGTCCACCGCGCTCATCACCTCGCTGTTCAACGAGGGCAAGGCGGCGATGGTGTTCTCGGGCAACTGGTTCCTGGGCGAGATCGCCCCTGGCATCGACTGGGCCGTCACCACCCTGCCGGCGCTCACCGAGGCGGGCGGGAAGCCCATGCGCCCCTGGACCACGGTGGAGGGCGTCTACGTGGCCGCGCCCTCCAAGCACAAGGACGCCGCGTTCGACTTCGTGAAGTTCGTCACCGACCTGGACGCCGCGCGGATCATGGCGCTCGACGGCCGGCAGAGCCCCGCCAACGCGAAGATCTACGCGGACGCGAAGGTGGCGGCCGACCCGGTGCTGGCCGCGTTCAAGAAGCAGGTGGACGTGGCGGTGCCCATGCCCAACCTGCCCGAGATGACGATGGTCTGGTCCCCCGCGACCACCGCCATGGGCTCGATCACCCGCGGCGGCGACGCGAAGGCCGCGCTCGCGAAGGCCCAGGCCAAGGTCGCCGAGGACGTCGCGAAGCTGCGCAAGAGCAAGTGA
- a CDS encoding pullulanase-associated domain-containing protein: protein MKRIVEMLAAGLIAAVMGFAGPAAAEEKAAAAGDNVTLHYHRADGSYDGWALHTWESFQAKSEASDEWAAKQMSDRPLKGVTWFKPMQPSGKDDFGVFWTIPASEYENGRVNYIIHKGDKKDQCNKDMFWMIKDSKEAWVVSGDCKVYTSKADAEKAMKK, encoded by the coding sequence ATGAAGCGTATCGTCGAAATGCTCGCGGCCGGCCTGATCGCCGCCGTGATGGGGTTCGCGGGGCCGGCGGCGGCCGAGGAGAAGGCGGCGGCCGCGGGTGACAACGTCACGCTCCACTACCACCGCGCCGACGGCAGCTACGACGGCTGGGCGCTCCACACCTGGGAGAGCTTCCAGGCGAAGTCGGAGGCGTCCGACGAGTGGGCGGCGAAGCAGATGTCGGACCGTCCGCTGAAGGGCGTGACCTGGTTCAAGCCCATGCAGCCGAGCGGCAAGGACGACTTCGGCGTTTTCTGGACGATCCCGGCGAGCGAGTACGAGAACGGCCGGGTGAACTACATCATCCACAAGGGCGACAAGAAGGATCAGTGCAACAAGGACATGTTCTGGATGATCAAGGACTCCAAGGAGGCCTGGGTCGTCTCCGGCGACTGCAAGGTCTACACGTCGAAGGCGGACGCCGAGAAGGCGATGAAGAAGTAG
- a CDS encoding carbohydrate ABC transporter permease, with translation MTRPASHWPRALAGLAAGLAIAVALSWAWLRAASAGGYEERARAEAVGAVTQLAKAVEQAGAEGDAARAALTAWQAGQPAGTVARLVIVSGARLEGSTDPRDVGERAAPRRLQRDEKWAYDQAQRLRGVVMENAEQGFARAEVEVERLEGRYALGAPVRKDGAVVGAVEVDRPAKPPPAPPGAPAALAAVALPLLAFLPLRRAAARRGPAVAAALALYAAGVGGFAAWALRLAGGSGEGVRALALSAALGLALLLFVALGGAGRAGAALRRHRVAYAYAVPAMIGMLVLVFFPFLYGVVLSFTGQTIYNTSAPLTEIWVGLQNYVEILRTFAFRMPDGSPSFYWTLAFNVIWTVTNVAIGVSVGLVLALILNTRGLAFRPIYRVLLILPWAMPNYITALIWRGMFHRQFGVVNYARMLFGLEPLSWFDQPFTSYLTALATNGWLSFPFMMVVSLGALQSIPADLYEAARVDGATRWQQFKAITLPSLKPALVPAVILSVVWTFNMFNIIFLVTGGEPNGTTEILITQAYKYAFQQYRYGYAAAYSTVIFLILLAYGVFQNRVTRATEGI, from the coding sequence GTGACCCGGCCCGCCTCCCACTGGCCCCGCGCGCTCGCGGGCCTCGCCGCCGGCCTCGCGATCGCGGTCGCGCTCTCCTGGGCGTGGCTGCGCGCGGCCTCGGCCGGCGGGTACGAGGAGCGGGCCAGGGCGGAGGCGGTGGGGGCGGTCACGCAGCTCGCGAAGGCGGTGGAGCAGGCCGGGGCCGAGGGCGACGCCGCGCGCGCCGCGCTCACCGCCTGGCAGGCGGGCCAGCCGGCCGGCACGGTGGCGCGCCTGGTGATCGTGTCCGGCGCGCGGCTCGAGGGCTCGACCGACCCGCGCGACGTGGGCGAGCGCGCCGCGCCGCGCCGGCTGCAGCGCGACGAGAAGTGGGCCTACGACCAGGCCCAGCGCCTCCGCGGCGTCGTGATGGAGAACGCGGAGCAGGGCTTCGCGCGCGCCGAGGTGGAGGTGGAGCGCCTCGAGGGCCGGTACGCGCTCGGCGCGCCCGTGCGGAAGGACGGCGCGGTGGTGGGCGCCGTGGAGGTGGACCGGCCCGCGAAGCCGCCGCCGGCCCCCCCGGGCGCGCCGGCCGCGCTCGCGGCGGTGGCGCTGCCGCTCCTCGCGTTCCTGCCGCTCCGCCGCGCCGCGGCCCGGCGCGGCCCGGCGGTGGCGGCGGCGCTCGCCCTCTACGCGGCCGGGGTGGGCGGGTTCGCGGCCTGGGCGCTGCGCCTCGCGGGCGGCAGCGGCGAGGGCGTCCGCGCGCTCGCGCTGTCGGCGGCGCTCGGGCTCGCGCTCCTGCTGTTCGTCGCGCTCGGCGGCGCGGGTCGGGCCGGCGCGGCGCTGCGCCGCCACCGGGTCGCCTACGCGTACGCCGTCCCGGCGATGATCGGGATGCTGGTGCTGGTGTTCTTCCCGTTCCTCTACGGGGTGGTGCTCTCGTTCACCGGGCAGACCATCTACAACACCAGCGCGCCGCTCACCGAGATCTGGGTGGGGCTGCAGAACTACGTCGAGATCCTGCGGACCTTCGCGTTCCGCATGCCCGACGGGAGCCCGTCGTTCTACTGGACGCTCGCCTTCAACGTCATCTGGACGGTCACGAACGTCGCCATCGGCGTCTCCGTGGGGCTGGTGCTGGCGCTCATCCTCAACACGAGGGGGCTGGCGTTCCGGCCGATCTACCGCGTGCTCCTCATCCTGCCCTGGGCCATGCCGAACTACATCACCGCGCTCATCTGGCGCGGCATGTTCCACCGGCAGTTCGGCGTGGTGAACTACGCGCGGATGCTGTTCGGGCTCGAGCCGCTCTCCTGGTTCGACCAGCCGTTCACGTCCTACCTCACCGCGCTCGCCACCAACGGCTGGCTCTCCTTCCCGTTCATGATGGTGGTCTCGCTCGGCGCCCTGCAGTCGATCCCGGCCGACCTCTACGAGGCGGCGCGGGTGGACGGCGCCACGCGCTGGCAGCAGTTCAAGGCCATCACGCTCCCGTCGCTCAAGCCCGCGCTGGTCCCCGCCGTGATCCTCTCGGTGGTGTGGACCTTCAACATGTTCAACATCATCTTCCTCGTCACGGGCGGCGAGCCGAACGGCACCACCGAGATCCTCATCACCCAGGCGTACAAGTACGCGTTCCAGCAGTACCGCTACGGCTACGCGGCCGCGTACTCGACCGTCATCTTCCTCATCCTGCTCGCCTACGGCGTGTTCCAGAACCGGGTCACGCGCGCCACGGAGGGGATCTGA
- a CDS encoding alpha-amylase family glycosyl hydrolase, which translates to MTPSRRPAALLAVALAVALAALACAHAPAGPPAAGGARAASAPAAPWWKGAVFYEVFVRSFADSDGDGKGDLRGLTAKLDYLNDGDPATSTDLGVDALWLMPVFASPSYHGYDVTDYLKVNPDYGTEADLDRLVAEAHRRGVRVVLDLVLNHTSDQHPWFRESASSRTSPRRDWYVWRQDDPGWTQPWNPAQGTWYRRGGEWYYAVFWSGMPDLNYRNPAVREEAKRIAARWLAKGVDGFRLDAIRHLIETGPGAGQSGSAENHVFLREFAAAVWAAKPDAVLVGEVWSETDDIARYYGDGKDELQLLFDFPLAKAIVEGVDAGDGGFTAHVLREVAAAYPPGAVDAPFLTNHDQFRVATQLANDAGKLRLAAAILLTLPGAPFVYYGEELGMQNGPGREDEWKRTPMPWDRSEHGGFTTGDPWMPLAPGHESANVAAEAGDPASLLSRYRALVRARRASAALSRGDAVPLSTPGAALAYVRRAEGETVLVVHNMGAAPLELGGLEAPGAAAEAVFVDAGAVAVREAGGWRVVLPPRASGVWRVR; encoded by the coding sequence ATGACCCCGTCCCGCCGCCCCGCCGCGCTCCTCGCCGTCGCCCTCGCCGTCGCCCTCGCCGCGCTCGCCTGCGCGCATGCGCCCGCCGGCCCCCCGGCCGCCGGCGGCGCGCGGGCGGCCTCCGCACCGGCGGCGCCCTGGTGGAAGGGCGCGGTCTTCTACGAGGTGTTCGTGCGCAGCTTCGCGGACTCCGACGGCGACGGGAAGGGCGACCTCCGCGGCCTCACCGCGAAGCTCGACTACCTGAACGACGGCGACCCGGCCACCTCCACCGACCTCGGCGTGGACGCGCTCTGGCTCATGCCGGTGTTCGCCTCGCCGAGCTACCACGGCTACGACGTCACCGATTACCTGAAGGTCAACCCCGACTACGGCACCGAGGCCGACCTCGACCGGCTCGTCGCCGAGGCGCACCGGCGCGGCGTCCGCGTGGTCCTCGACCTCGTCCTCAACCACACCTCCGACCAGCACCCCTGGTTCCGCGAGTCGGCGTCGTCGCGCACCTCGCCGCGCCGCGACTGGTACGTGTGGCGCCAGGACGACCCGGGCTGGACGCAGCCGTGGAACCCGGCGCAGGGCACCTGGTACCGCCGCGGCGGCGAGTGGTACTACGCCGTCTTCTGGAGCGGGATGCCGGACCTGAACTACCGGAACCCGGCGGTGCGCGAGGAGGCGAAGCGGATCGCGGCGCGCTGGCTGGCGAAGGGCGTGGACGGGTTCCGCCTGGACGCCATCCGCCACCTCATCGAGACCGGCCCGGGGGCGGGCCAGTCCGGCTCGGCGGAGAACCACGTGTTCCTGCGCGAGTTCGCGGCGGCGGTTTGGGCCGCGAAGCCGGACGCGGTGCTGGTGGGCGAGGTCTGGTCGGAGACCGACGACATCGCCCGCTACTACGGGGACGGGAAGGACGAGTTGCAGCTCCTGTTCGACTTCCCGCTCGCGAAGGCGATCGTGGAGGGGGTGGACGCGGGCGACGGCGGCTTCACCGCGCACGTGCTCCGCGAGGTCGCCGCGGCCTACCCGCCGGGCGCGGTGGACGCCCCGTTCCTCACCAACCACGACCAGTTCCGGGTCGCGACGCAGCTCGCGAACGACGCCGGGAAGCTCCGGCTCGCGGCGGCCATCCTGCTCACGCTGCCGGGCGCGCCGTTCGTCTACTACGGCGAGGAGCTGGGGATGCAGAACGGCCCCGGCCGCGAGGACGAGTGGAAGCGGACGCCCATGCCCTGGGACCGCTCGGAGCACGGCGGCTTCACCACCGGTGACCCGTGGATGCCGCTCGCGCCGGGGCACGAGAGCGCCAACGTGGCCGCGGAGGCGGGCGATCCGGCGTCGCTGCTGTCGAGGTACCGGGCGCTGGTCCGGGCGCGGAGGGCGTCGGCGGCGCTGTCGCGCGGGGATGCGGTGCCGCTGTCCACGCCGGGGGCGGCGCTCGCGTACGTGCGGCGGGCCGAGGGGGAGACGGTGCTGGTGGTGCACAACATGGGCGCCGCGCCGCTCGAGCTGGGCGGGCTGGAGGCGCCGGGGGCGGCGGCGGAGGCGGTGTTCGTGGATGCGGGGGCCGTGGCGGTGCGGGAGGCGGGTGGGTGGCGGGTCGTGCTGCCGCCGCGGGCCTCCGGGGTTTGGAGGGTGAGGTAG
- a CDS encoding ABC transporter ATP-binding protein, which produces MAGVVLRNLAKRFGETRVIEGLDLEIADGEFMVLVGPSGCGKSTALRMIAGLEEVSGGEILIGGRVVNDVPPKDRDIAMVFQSYALYPHMTVRENLEFGLRIRKTPQAEMDRLVTEAAQVLGIDALLHRKPKELSGGQRQRVALGRAIVRKPSVFLFDEPLSNLDAKLRVQMRAEIKKLQARLGVTTIYVTHDQVEAMTMGNRIAVLNAGKLQQVGAPLELYERPANLFVAAFIGSPPMNFFKARLEGGGARIAAGGFSLPVPAALRSAAAARDGAAVTVGIRPENVVELGRTPRGESARIPVTVDIAEPLGDEVIVHARAGEDPVVFRQAPHAIPGIGDQLEVQVELDHLHLFDAETQRRL; this is translated from the coding sequence ATGGCGGGGGTCGTCCTCAGGAATCTCGCGAAGCGGTTCGGCGAGACGCGCGTGATCGAGGGGCTGGACCTCGAGATCGCGGACGGCGAGTTCATGGTCCTCGTCGGCCCGTCCGGTTGCGGCAAGTCCACCGCGCTCCGGATGATCGCCGGGCTCGAGGAGGTCTCCGGAGGGGAGATCCTCATCGGCGGCCGGGTGGTGAACGACGTCCCGCCCAAGGACCGCGACATCGCGATGGTGTTCCAGAGCTACGCGCTCTACCCGCACATGACCGTGCGGGAGAACCTCGAGTTCGGCCTGCGCATCCGCAAGACGCCGCAGGCCGAGATGGACCGGCTGGTCACCGAGGCGGCGCAGGTGCTCGGCATCGACGCGCTGCTCCATCGCAAGCCGAAGGAGCTGTCCGGCGGGCAGCGCCAGCGCGTCGCGCTGGGCCGCGCCATCGTGCGCAAGCCGTCGGTGTTCCTGTTCGACGAGCCGCTCTCGAACCTCGACGCGAAGCTGCGCGTGCAGATGCGCGCGGAGATCAAGAAGCTCCAGGCGCGCCTCGGCGTCACCACGATCTACGTCACGCACGACCAGGTCGAGGCGATGACCATGGGCAACCGCATCGCGGTGCTCAACGCCGGCAAGCTCCAGCAGGTGGGCGCGCCGCTCGAGCTGTACGAGCGCCCGGCCAACCTGTTCGTGGCCGCCTTCATCGGCAGCCCGCCCATGAACTTCTTCAAGGCGCGGCTGGAGGGCGGCGGCGCGCGGATCGCGGCGGGGGGCTTCTCGCTGCCGGTGCCGGCGGCCCTGCGCTCCGCGGCCGCGGCGCGCGACGGGGCGGCGGTGACGGTGGGCATCCGGCCCGAGAACGTGGTCGAGCTGGGCCGGACGCCGCGCGGGGAGTCGGCGCGCATCCCGGTCACGGTGGACATCGCCGAGCCGCTCGGGGACGAGGTGATCGTGCACGCCCGCGCCGGCGAGGACCCGGTGGTCTTCCGCCAGGCGCCTCACGCCATCCCCGGAATCGGAGACCAGCTCGAGGTGCAGGTCGAGCTGGACCACCTGCACCTGTTCGACGCCGAGACCCAGCGCCGCCTGTGA
- a CDS encoding sugar ABC transporter permease, with translation MASRREERIPHWILHAVLVLMVLVTVYPLLWVISIALSGGQSLALASLPADPGKLDLLRAVVPWPERFSAANFTAVFRDQPFGRWMLNSVIVSAATTVLGVFLASTAAYAFSRFRFPGRRTGMMSFLVSQMFPGTLMLIPLYIIIVKWLGLGSTRIGLVLTYATTAIPFCVWMLKGYFDTIPRELEEAAIIEGAGPARVFWVVVVPLAKPAIAITALFSFMTAWNEFILAATFMDKEDMYTAPVGLRFFVGGFSQQWGYFAAGSIIVSIPVVVLFLYLQKYLVSGLTAGSVKG, from the coding sequence ATGGCGTCGCGCCGCGAGGAGCGGATCCCGCACTGGATCCTGCACGCCGTGCTGGTGCTGATGGTGCTCGTCACCGTCTACCCGCTGCTCTGGGTCATCAGCATCGCGCTCTCCGGCGGGCAGAGCCTGGCGCTCGCCTCGCTCCCGGCGGACCCGGGCAAGCTCGACCTGCTGCGCGCCGTGGTCCCGTGGCCCGAGCGCTTCAGCGCCGCGAACTTCACCGCGGTGTTCCGCGACCAGCCGTTCGGCCGCTGGATGCTGAACAGCGTGATCGTGTCCGCCGCGACCACCGTGCTGGGCGTGTTCCTGGCGTCCACCGCCGCCTACGCGTTCTCGCGCTTCCGCTTCCCCGGGCGGCGCACCGGGATGATGTCGTTCCTCGTGTCGCAGATGTTCCCCGGCACGCTGATGCTCATCCCGCTCTACATCATCATCGTGAAGTGGCTGGGGCTCGGCTCGACGCGCATCGGCCTGGTGCTCACCTACGCCACCACCGCCATCCCGTTCTGCGTGTGGATGCTGAAGGGCTACTTCGACACCATCCCGCGCGAGCTGGAGGAGGCGGCCATCATCGAGGGCGCCGGCCCGGCGCGCGTCTTCTGGGTGGTGGTGGTGCCGCTCGCGAAGCCGGCCATCGCCATCACCGCGCTGTTCTCGTTCATGACCGCGTGGAACGAGTTCATCCTCGCGGCGACGTTCATGGACAAGGAGGACATGTACACGGCCCCCGTCGGCCTGCGCTTCTTCGTCGGCGGGTTCTCGCAGCAGTGGGGGTACTTCGCGGCCGGCTCGATCATCGTGTCGATCCCGGTCGTGGTGCTGTTCCTGTACCTCCAGAAGTACCTCGTGTCCGGCCTCACCGCCGGCAGCGTGAAGGGCTGA
- a CDS encoding glucodextranase DOMON-like domain-containing protein — MIHRLVLAALAAIAATTAAAQEVVFKDPVGDDNGPGKYVYPTDPVYKAGSFDLTQLKVTEKGDKVTFEITVNSDLEDPWGMPAPANFSVQMAIIHIQTGKGPSFTKGIPGTNVVFAKDSAWNKVVILSPQPAGRVRSEAKQKAADLLAAIVVPDETIGKGRTITGTVSKKDLGEGSIAKWGYQVLMQSNEGFPDKTDLLTRKVNEYEGQHRFGGGTDTDCDPHVMDVLAGKAVGDKSEIAAQHEMLAYECNPDGTVKKPATLKMVRK, encoded by the coding sequence ATGATTCACCGTCTCGTGCTGGCAGCGCTCGCCGCGATCGCGGCCACCACCGCCGCGGCGCAGGAGGTCGTGTTCAAGGATCCGGTCGGCGACGACAACGGGCCCGGCAAGTACGTCTACCCGACCGACCCCGTGTACAAGGCCGGCTCGTTCGACCTCACGCAACTCAAGGTCACCGAGAAGGGCGACAAGGTCACCTTCGAGATCACGGTGAACTCCGACCTCGAGGACCCGTGGGGCATGCCGGCGCCGGCGAACTTCTCGGTGCAGATGGCGATCATCCACATCCAGACCGGCAAGGGCCCGAGCTTCACCAAGGGGATCCCCGGCACGAACGTCGTGTTCGCCAAGGACTCCGCCTGGAACAAGGTGGTGATCCTCTCGCCGCAGCCGGCGGGGCGCGTGCGCTCGGAGGCGAAGCAGAAGGCGGCCGACCTGCTCGCCGCGATCGTGGTGCCCGACGAGACCATCGGGAAGGGGCGCACCATCACCGGCACGGTGAGCAAGAAGGACCTGGGCGAGGGCTCGATCGCGAAGTGGGGCTACCAGGTGCTGATGCAGTCGAACGAGGGCTTCCCGGACAAGACCGACCTGCTCACCCGCAAGGTGAACGAGTACGAGGGCCAGCACCGCTTCGGCGGCGGCACCGACACCGACTGCGATCCGCACGTGATGGACGTGCTCGCCGGCAAGGCGGTGGGCGACAAGTCGGAGATCGCGGCGCAGCACGAGATGCTCGCCTACGAGTGCAACCCGGACGGCACCGTCAAGAAGCCGGCCACGCTGAAGATGGTCCGCAAGTAG
- a CDS encoding HNH endonuclease yields the protein MDTARELSDRLATLLRRERSALAEFLVALAGFDARRAWAELGYASLFHYLHRELGLSKGSAQYRKVAAELIQAVPAVVEPLRDGRLCFTTIIEVARVVTAENWAAVLPRFYGLSRHEAAEVVAALAPHPAPPVRTVLTAVPRAPAGSTVELNVPAVMSGSTVEPVAPAPGSSRSAALTPLTADLQRLHVTVSERFRRKLERLRDLRPDLSDDALLEAAVDLLLAKAEKRKGALTERPRASVRPSRDPRHIPAHVRREVWERDRGCCQWRLANGEICGSTHALQLDHVVPRARGGEPTAGNLRVLCAAHNLEAARRVFGDALIDAYAPGRRVGSS from the coding sequence ATGGACACTGCGCGTGAACTCTCGGATCGGCTGGCCACCCTGCTCCGGCGTGAGCGCTCGGCGCTCGCGGAGTTCCTGGTCGCGCTCGCGGGCTTCGATGCGCGGCGCGCGTGGGCGGAGCTGGGGTACGCCTCGCTCTTCCACTACCTGCACCGGGAGCTCGGGCTGTCGAAGGGCTCGGCGCAGTACCGGAAGGTCGCGGCGGAGCTGATCCAGGCGGTCCCGGCGGTCGTCGAGCCGCTGCGGGACGGGCGGCTGTGCTTCACGACGATCATCGAGGTGGCGCGGGTCGTCACGGCGGAGAACTGGGCGGCGGTGCTGCCTCGGTTCTACGGGCTGTCGCGACACGAGGCGGCGGAGGTCGTCGCGGCGCTCGCGCCGCACCCGGCACCGCCGGTGCGGACGGTGCTCACGGCGGTGCCTCGGGCGCCGGCTGGTTCAACTGTTGAACTGAATGTCCCTGCCGTGATGTCTGGTTCAACTGTTGAACCGGTCGCTCCGGCACCGGGGTCGTCCCGCTCGGCGGCGCTCACGCCGCTCACGGCGGACCTTCAGCGGCTCCACGTCACGGTAAGTGAACGTTTCAGGCGCAAGCTGGAGCGGCTCCGCGATCTTCGCCCGGACCTCTCCGACGACGCGCTGCTCGAGGCGGCGGTGGACCTCCTCCTCGCCAAGGCGGAGAAGCGGAAGGGCGCGCTCACGGAGCGGCCTCGGGCGTCGGTCCGGCCTTCCCGCGATCCGCGTCACATCCCGGCCCATGTTCGCCGCGAGGTCTGGGAGCGGGACCGGGGGTGCTGCCAGTGGCGGCTCGCGAACGGCGAGATCTGCGGCTCCACGCACGCGCTTCAGCTCGACCACGTCGTGCCGCGGGCGCGGGGCGGGGAGCCCACCGCGGGCAACCTACGCGTGCTCTGCGCGGCGCACAACCTCGAGGCGGCGCGGCGGGTGTTCGGCGACGCGCTGATCGACGCGTACGCGCCGGGACGGCGCGTCGGCTCAAGCTGA